In the Flavobacterium acetivorans genome, one interval contains:
- a CDS encoding transposase, with amino-acid sequence MKKVRKIYDASFKEQAVQLSYDRTNVSELARELGITPPQLYKWRKEFETFGEGSFPGKGNLKQTPEQAKIHELEKKLKDAELERDILKKAIGIFSKSGR; translated from the coding sequence ATGAAAAAAGTCCGTAAAATTTATGATGCAAGTTTTAAAGAACAGGCAGTTCAACTGAGCTATGACAGAACCAATGTTTCAGAGCTTGCAAGAGAATTAGGTATAACACCCCCACAATTATATAAATGGCGCAAAGAATTTGAGACCTTTGGAGAAGGAAGTTTTCCTGGAAAAGGAAATTTAAAACAAACTCCAGAGCAAGCAAAAATTCACGAATTAGAGAAAAAGCTCAAAGATGCAGAGTTGGAACGCGATATATTAAAAAAAGCAATCGGCATTTTTTCCAAGAGCGGTCGATGA
- a CDS encoding FAD:protein FMN transferase produces MKFKSILLKIVLLLISTFSFSQVEQTKTVNLMGSVFQITLVDSDSISTHQNINKAILEIERIENLISEWRPQTQISKVNQNAGIKPVQVDKEVFELTKKAIWFSEISNGAFDISIIAMDKIWKFDGTMEKLPSKKAIRNSIINVNYKNIVLDSINSTIFLSKKGMKIGFGSIGKGYAADKARKLLQESGIKAGIINAAGDIAAWGTQINGNPWRIGVNNPLETGETIEILEFSGNNAVTTSGNYEKYVEINNKRYSHIINPKTGYPSTELISVTIIGPNAEMCNGFSTSIMVLGLKKGIKLINRFPDYQYIIITNKENIIKK; encoded by the coding sequence ATGAAATTCAAATCAATCCTTTTAAAAATAGTTTTACTTTTAATTAGCACATTTTCATTCAGTCAAGTGGAACAAACGAAAACTGTAAATTTGATGGGAAGTGTTTTCCAAATTACTTTGGTTGATTCGGATAGTATTTCTACACATCAAAACATCAATAAAGCTATCCTAGAAATTGAACGCATTGAAAATTTAATTTCTGAATGGCGACCACAAACTCAAATTTCGAAAGTAAATCAAAATGCGGGCATAAAACCGGTTCAGGTGGACAAAGAAGTTTTTGAACTTACAAAAAAGGCGATTTGGTTTTCTGAAATTTCAAATGGTGCTTTTGACATTAGTATTATTGCGATGGACAAAATTTGGAAATTTGACGGAACTATGGAAAAGTTACCATCAAAAAAAGCAATTAGGAACTCTATTATAAATGTAAATTATAAAAATATCGTTTTAGACAGCATTAACTCCACAATTTTTCTTTCAAAAAAAGGAATGAAAATAGGTTTTGGTTCCATCGGGAAAGGCTATGCTGCAGATAAAGCACGTAAACTATTGCAAGAATCAGGTATCAAAGCCGGTATTATAAATGCTGCTGGTGATATCGCTGCTTGGGGGACACAGATTAATGGCAATCCTTGGCGAATAGGTGTAAACAATCCTTTAGAAACGGGTGAAACTATTGAAATTTTAGAATTTTCAGGAAATAATGCGGTTACTACTTCGGGAAATTATGAAAAGTATGTCGAGATTAATAACAAAAGATATTCCCATATAATTAATCCAAAAACTGGCTATCCTTCAACAGAATTAATAAGTGTTACTATAATTGGACCAAATGCAGAAATGTGTAATGGTTTTAGTACCTCAATCATGGTTTTAGGTTTGAAAAAAGGAATAAAATTAATTAATAGATTTCCTGATTATCAATACATAATCATAACTAACAAAGAGAACATTATTAAAAAATAG
- a CDS encoding PepSY domain-containing protein: MTLSIWRYAHLVLALLASFVLIIASLTGIVLAIDVANEKTNPYQIDNFNELTLHQVLPELRKVYPEISNISVDYNQSVTLEGFDEEGNEIKAYIDPTTGKQLGIPKQKNEFIQWNLALHRSLFLHETGRFIVGLASFLFFLIAISGTILLIKRQNGIKKFFSKVNNDSLAQYFHVVTGRIMLLPVLIIALTGTYLFLLRFEIIPVQKANAINYTEDAKLKKVPLTDFSVFKQTKLSDVIKIEFPFMEDEPEEFYILKLKDSEITVNQLTGQIVKEVKYPFTQVLEKLSFDLHTGQINWIWAIILAFASINILLFIYSGFAITLKRTKTRIKNKYKANECEFILLVGSENGSTLGFANQIHKQLQANGKKSYLTDMNNYTDFSSAKQLLIFTSTYGLGEAPINAKKFEKLVCEFPQKQNIQYSVVGFGSKSYPDFCAYAKEVDVLLSQQSWAEKSVKLHTVNDKSAEEFTQWLSVWANLNSLAIATAPSLYNQKAPKLKVLKVVDRAEINSDEVITFKLNLKPNALTKFKSGDLLAIYPKNDAVERFYSIGKVDNSVQLIVRLHPNGLGSEFLYKLQKGTSIKARIIKNSHFHFPKKASKVALISNGTGIAPFLGMLAENKNKVETHLYCGFRNNDELTKKYSKIAHKHISKQKLSTFNLALSRQEASQYVMDLIKKDQNFFLELLRNNGVIMICGSLKMQKDVENVLATICSNNNTDFEIYKENNQILTDCY, from the coding sequence ATGACATTGTCTATTTGGCGGTATGCCCATTTGGTTTTAGCTCTTTTGGCTTCATTTGTACTTATTATTGCTTCTTTAACAGGAATTGTTCTCGCTATTGATGTGGCTAATGAGAAAACAAATCCGTATCAAATAGACAATTTCAATGAACTGACACTTCATCAAGTCTTACCAGAATTACGTAAAGTGTATCCTGAAATCTCTAATATTTCAGTAGATTACAACCAATCTGTAACTTTAGAAGGTTTTGATGAAGAAGGTAATGAAATTAAAGCTTATATAGATCCAACTACTGGAAAACAATTGGGAATTCCAAAGCAAAAAAATGAGTTTATCCAATGGAATTTGGCTTTACATCGTTCGCTATTTCTTCATGAAACTGGAAGATTTATTGTAGGATTGGCTTCGTTTTTATTTTTTTTAATTGCTATTTCAGGTACGATTCTTTTGATTAAACGTCAAAATGGAATCAAGAAATTCTTTTCAAAGGTAAATAACGATTCGCTTGCCCAATATTTTCATGTGGTAACCGGAAGAATCATGTTACTACCTGTTTTGATTATTGCTTTAACAGGAACGTATTTATTTTTACTTCGATTCGAAATTATTCCTGTCCAAAAAGCAAATGCGATTAATTATACCGAAGATGCAAAACTAAAAAAAGTTCCATTGACTGATTTTTCTGTATTTAAACAAACGAAATTGTCTGATGTTATAAAGATTGAATTTCCGTTTATGGAAGATGAACCGGAAGAATTTTACATTTTGAAGTTGAAAGATAGTGAAATAACAGTAAATCAACTAACGGGTCAAATCGTAAAAGAAGTTAAATATCCTTTCACACAAGTATTAGAAAAGTTGAGCTTTGACTTGCATACAGGACAAATAAATTGGATTTGGGCTATAATTTTGGCTTTCGCTTCTATCAATATTTTACTTTTTATCTATTCTGGATTTGCAATTACTTTAAAACGAACTAAAACAAGAATTAAAAATAAATATAAGGCAAATGAATGCGAATTTATACTTTTAGTAGGTTCAGAAAATGGTTCTACCTTAGGATTTGCGAATCAGATTCATAAGCAGTTGCAGGCAAATGGAAAGAAATCGTACCTAACAGATATGAATAATTATACCGATTTTTCAAGTGCGAAGCAACTACTTATTTTTACTTCTACTTATGGTTTAGGTGAAGCACCAATTAATGCCAAAAAGTTCGAAAAACTAGTTTGTGAATTTCCACAAAAACAAAATATTCAGTATTCGGTTGTAGGATTTGGATCTAAATCTTATCCCGATTTCTGTGCCTATGCCAAAGAAGTTGATGTGTTATTGTCCCAACAAAGTTGGGCAGAGAAATCAGTAAAACTTCATACTGTAAACGACAAATCTGCAGAAGAATTTACACAATGGCTTTCGGTTTGGGCCAATTTGAATAGCTTAGCCATTGCAACAGCACCTTCTTTATACAATCAAAAAGCACCAAAATTAAAAGTTTTAAAAGTTGTCGATCGTGCAGAAATAAATTCGGATGAGGTAATTACTTTCAAGCTAAATTTGAAACCTAATGCTTTGACAAAATTTAAATCAGGTGATTTATTAGCTATTTATCCAAAAAATGATGCTGTCGAGCGCTTTTATTCCATTGGTAAAGTTGATAATTCGGTACAATTAATTGTCCGATTGCATCCAAATGGATTAGGATCTGAATTTTTATACAAGTTGCAAAAAGGCACTTCAATTAAAGCGCGAATTATCAAGAATTCACACTTTCATTTTCCGAAGAAAGCTTCTAAAGTGGCTTTGATTTCAAACGGAACAGGAATTGCCCCTTTTTTAGGAATGTTAGCCGAAAATAAAAACAAGGTGGAAACTCATTTGTATTGTGGCTTTCGAAATAATGATGAACTCACTAAAAAATATTCAAAAATTGCACATAAGCATATTTCCAAACAAAAACTTTCCACTTTTAATTTAGCTTTATCACGACAAGAAGCATCACAATATGTGATGGATTTGATAAAAAAAGACCAAAACTTCTTCCTAGAATTATTAAGAAATAATGGTGTTATAATGATCTGTGGCTCTCTTAAAATGCAAAAAGATGTTGAAAACGTTTTGGCTACTATTTGTTCAAATAACAATACAGACTTCGAAATTTACAAAGAAAATAATCAGATTTTAACGGATTGTTACTAA
- a CDS encoding DUF2271 domain-containing protein, with the protein MNKIIKLVLVGLFGLLFMPQANAQLAKYKCMLQLTNYEGLEAYVVVSLIDSKGNYEKTLYVMGPDKQWYNGFKEWNKTLAKKKENLNGITGASIAAGDRSITTFSIDESKLNKGYKLRFESAVEDNKYYVGDVEIALTTADITKKKEGKGFIRYVKLNKL; encoded by the coding sequence ATGAATAAAATAATAAAACTTGTATTGGTAGGCCTGTTTGGTCTACTATTTATGCCCCAAGCAAATGCCCAACTAGCCAAGTATAAATGCATGTTGCAACTGACAAATTATGAAGGTTTGGAAGCTTACGTTGTTGTTTCTTTAATTGATTCTAAAGGAAATTATGAAAAGACATTATACGTAATGGGACCAGATAAACAATGGTATAATGGTTTCAAAGAATGGAACAAAACCTTGGCCAAGAAGAAAGAAAATCTGAATGGTATTACCGGTGCCTCTATAGCGGCAGGTGACAGAAGTATTACAACTTTTTCTATTGATGAATCTAAATTAAACAAAGGTTACAAACTTCGATTTGAATCGGCTGTCGAAGACAATAAATATTATGTTGGAGATGTAGAAATTGCATTAACAACAGCTGATATTACGAAGAAAAAAGAAGGAAAAGGGTTTATCCGTTATGTAAAGCTTAACAAACTTTAA
- a CDS encoding ankyrin repeat domain-containing protein, protein MKKILFSTLLLIASVSNGQNTLLNGDFWKKNPDLTTIKETIAKGNSPSEANGGNFDAVTMAINNDASLESILFLIQQDGNSVKKLTHDGRTYLHWAASKGNVDLVKFLLEKGADINLSDDKGAIPIAFAAANGQANAKIYELFFKAGNNPKQKFKNGANILLLSIPNDKELKLADYLATKGLSLKDTDDLGNTAFNYAARSGDVKLLQTILKKGIKYDGRALIIASQGTRSSSATLEAYKYLVEDIKINPNSLGDEGENVLHNLVKKPKQDDIIAYFLAKGVDVNHQDKAGNSVLMNATRGNIELVKTFISKVKDVNAINSKGLSALSFAVENGSSDMVGFLLANGAKTNVIDAKGNNLAYYLIQSVRKDGKDGFDDKLSLLKNSGFDITIPQKDGNTLYHLAVAKNELNLFKKISALDIDINAKNQEGMTALHKAALTAKEDSILKFLVASGAKKDILTEFDETAYDLAKENESLTKANISVDFLK, encoded by the coding sequence ATGAAAAAAATATTGTTTAGTACACTACTGCTAATTGCAAGTGTTTCAAATGGACAGAATACACTTTTAAATGGAGATTTTTGGAAAAAAAATCCAGATTTAACTACTATTAAAGAAACGATAGCAAAAGGGAATAGTCCCTCTGAAGCAAATGGCGGTAATTTTGATGCCGTTACTATGGCCATCAATAACGATGCGTCATTAGAAAGTATCCTATTTCTTATTCAACAAGATGGAAATAGTGTGAAAAAATTAACGCATGATGGTCGTACTTATTTGCATTGGGCGGCTAGTAAAGGAAATGTTGATTTAGTGAAATTTTTACTAGAAAAAGGAGCAGATATTAATCTTTCTGATGATAAAGGAGCTATTCCAATTGCTTTTGCTGCGGCTAACGGACAAGCTAATGCAAAAATATATGAATTGTTCTTTAAAGCTGGAAACAATCCAAAACAAAAATTTAAAAACGGAGCCAATATATTACTCTTATCTATTCCAAACGACAAAGAACTAAAATTAGCCGATTATCTTGCTACAAAAGGTTTGTCGCTAAAGGATACGGATGATTTAGGGAATACGGCATTTAATTATGCTGCCAGAAGTGGTGATGTAAAACTGTTGCAAACTATCCTAAAAAAAGGAATTAAATACGATGGAAGAGCTTTAATTATTGCTTCTCAAGGAACCAGATCTTCATCTGCAACTTTAGAAGCTTATAAATATTTGGTTGAAGATATAAAGATCAATCCAAATTCGTTAGGTGATGAAGGTGAAAATGTTTTACACAATCTAGTTAAAAAACCAAAACAAGATGATATTATTGCTTATTTCTTAGCTAAAGGTGTTGATGTAAACCACCAAGATAAGGCTGGAAATTCTGTTTTAATGAACGCAACTCGTGGAAATATTGAATTGGTAAAAACATTCATTTCGAAAGTAAAAGATGTGAATGCTATAAATTCAAAAGGTCTTTCAGCATTGAGCTTTGCAGTTGAAAATGGTTCTTCAGATATGGTGGGATTTCTACTAGCAAACGGAGCAAAAACTAACGTAATTGATGCAAAAGGAAATAATTTAGCTTATTATTTGATTCAATCGGTACGAAAAGACGGAAAAGATGGATTTGACGATAAATTAAGTTTGTTGAAAAATTCTGGTTTTGACATCACAATTCCACAAAAGGATGGCAATACATTATACCATTTGGCAGTTGCAAAAAATGAGTTAAATCTATTTAAAAAAATAAGTGCATTGGATATAGACATCAATGCTAAAAATCAGGAAGGAATGACAGCTTTACACAAAGCGGCATTAACAGCAAAAGAGGACTCAATCTTAAAATTTTTAGTTGCCTCAGGTGCTAAAAAAGACATCCTAACAGAATTTGATGAAACTGCTTATGATTTAGCAAAAGAAAATGAGTCACTAACAAAAGCTAATATATCAGTAGATTTTTTAAAATAA